In Sphingobium sp. B2D3C, a genomic segment contains:
- a CDS encoding phage tail protein, with translation MHLMALGMFVFEMGSLAPDELQRKADWQHARAPRMGARDAVQFTGPGTETISLSGATYAELSDGQVSIDQLRQMASAGDAVPLVSGAGEVLGNFVIEAIDERHAYLTANGRPRRIDFAIDLLRVDDPAPEDPEAAQ, from the coding sequence ATGCATCTGATGGCTCTGGGCATGTTCGTTTTCGAGATGGGATCGCTTGCCCCCGACGAGCTGCAACGCAAGGCAGACTGGCAACATGCCCGCGCTCCGCGCATGGGCGCGCGCGACGCGGTGCAGTTCACCGGGCCGGGCACCGAAACTATCTCGCTATCCGGCGCCACATATGCCGAGCTGAGCGATGGACAGGTGAGCATCGACCAGCTGCGCCAGATGGCCAGCGCTGGCGATGCCGTTCCACTGGTGAGTGGCGCCGGCGAGGTGCTTGGCAATTTCGTGATTGAGGCGATTGATGAGCGCCATGCCTATCTGACGGCCAATGGTCGCCCGCGCCGCATCGATTTCGCGATTGATCTGCTGCGCGTGGATGATCCGGCGCCCGAGGACCCCGAGGCTGCGCAATGA
- a CDS encoding contractile injection system protein, VgrG/Pvc8 family, producing MSGHNIADWRVTLDGVDLSDRLRPRLVSLSLSERRDDEADQLDIVLSDTDGGLAIPKEGAVLSVEIGWKQGRNVPIGLVHKGSFKVDDVTHAGPPDQITIRARSADFTSEIRNRREGSWKDTTLGAVLQDVAGRNGLGAKVAPDLSSIALASLAQSRESDVAFLRRLGREHDAVATIKNGNLIFARKGAGATTSGKALPHIEIPRSHVSSHSWQRQKREGQEGVAASWHDRREAKRKAVTVGVQKGAKRLRKVYPDEASATRAAIAERDRLKRAPATLDLSVALGRPDATPDARATVSGFKDEIDATTWLITEVAHRLDKAGGFVSSIKMETG from the coding sequence ATGAGCGGCCACAATATCGCGGACTGGCGCGTGACACTCGATGGCGTCGATCTCTCCGACCGGCTGCGCCCGCGCCTTGTCTCACTCAGCCTGTCCGAGCGTCGCGATGATGAGGCGGATCAGCTCGATATCGTGCTGAGCGATACCGATGGCGGCCTTGCGATTCCCAAAGAGGGCGCGGTGTTGAGCGTCGAGATCGGTTGGAAACAGGGCCGCAATGTGCCGATCGGCCTTGTTCACAAGGGCAGCTTCAAGGTGGATGATGTGACCCATGCCGGGCCGCCTGATCAGATCACGATCCGCGCGCGGTCGGCGGATTTTACCTCGGAGATCCGCAACCGCCGCGAAGGCAGCTGGAAGGATACCACACTGGGGGCGGTTTTGCAGGACGTGGCGGGCCGCAACGGCCTTGGTGCGAAGGTGGCGCCGGATCTGTCATCGATCGCCCTGGCATCGCTCGCACAGAGCCGCGAGAGCGATGTGGCGTTCCTTCGCCGGCTCGGCCGCGAGCATGATGCGGTTGCCACGATCAAGAATGGCAATCTCATCTTTGCGCGCAAAGGCGCCGGCGCCACCACCAGCGGCAAGGCCCTCCCGCACATCGAGATCCCGCGCAGCCATGTCTCGAGCCATTCATGGCAGCGGCAGAAGCGAGAGGGTCAAGAAGGCGTCGCGGCCAGCTGGCACGATCGCCGAGAGGCGAAACGCAAGGCTGTGACCGTGGGCGTGCAAAAAGGCGCCAAGCGCTTGCGCAAGGTCTATCCGGATGAGGCCAGCGCCACGCGCGCAGCAATCGCTGAACGCGACCGGCTCAAGCGCGCGCCGGCCACGCTCGATCTAAGCGTCGCTCTGGGGCGCCCGGACGCGACGCCGGACGCGCGCGCCACGGTGAGCGGCTTCAAAGATGAGATTGATGCCACCACATGGCTCATCACCGAGGTGGCTCATCGGCTCGATAAAGCCGGCGGCTTCGTGTCGAGCATCAAAATGGAGACTGGATGA